A region of the Epinephelus moara isolate mb chromosome 23, YSFRI_EMoa_1.0, whole genome shotgun sequence genome:
GCTGACTTTGAAATGCTCTTAATTTTATTGTGATGTATCTCCGTCTGTATCAACAAGTATACATAAGGAGATTAAGGACAAATTAGCCAGCTTAATAACTGTCAATTATTTTCTATGACGTCATGAGAGGTGATGTCCGCAGAGTTCCTGTACCTTAAGGCatgttagatttaagactttttaattcCACTCAAAAGGAAATTTAGGGACAAATTTACAAAAACCAAAACTATtacactattaaaaaaaactatccTAATTCCAATGTCTCTGCATCTTTCAGACGACGCCCCCCACACGTCTGATGCAAACAGTGCTTCTTGTAGTTCTGACAATATTTGCAAGTGAGCAAAGACTGATTGTTGTCACCTGGAAAGATCTCATCATGGCCTGTAAAGAAGCATCACAGTGCAGAGCACCTGTTGTGgttatatacagtgtgtgtgtgtgtgtgtgtgtgtgtgtgtgtgtgtgtgtgtgtgtctcaccatATGTAGGTTGCTCCACCTTGCAGCGTTTGAGGACTCCCAGAGGTTTGTATACACTCATAGTTTGATCCGACTGTTTCCTGCACATCAGTCTCaacctgcacagacacacagtgacaaagtTTTTACAACTGTTTAACAGTTTTAGCTATAAATGTTACTGTAATTAACATGTGAACTAactgatttaattttttaaatatttaaactgtGGTATCACAGATAAAATACAtcacttttttgtttcattgcaAAGGTCTGCAGGATGAAAACTTTGGCTTCTAATTTACAGTGTTGGCTTTAAAAGTTATCACAGCAGAAGCCCTGTGTAAAGTCTAAAAGGATCTGTGAAGTATCTGGTGGGGTTTAATGCCTTTACGAGGCCGCAACTAGTCTTGTGTAGCCACATCTGTCTTAACAACACTGTGTCAGCgctagagaaaggtctggaatcactgtttatCCTTCTGCTTTAGGGGAAAAACGCTTTGGCTTGTTGTTTCTTTAAATCAAACATGATCGTCTTGGGCGCCACTAAGCCTGGGATGCAGCAACGATGCTGTTGCGAAAAAGTGTCAAGGGTGAGCTTTTTCTTGATGGAGCACTTGCACGTGGGGAAGTGaacactgtcattaaaatgggGCTTTAGATTTGCtcgtttttttttccaaccaacACCCCAAACCCAAAGGTATTTACTtcagtggtgaatttacagctcacagcaacttaatacgacAAAGTCTctggtttttgtttgatatctagtgtcggaCAAAAGTTGTTAATTTCCGATCCATCATTAGCACAGTTAGCTCGTTGACTTTACTACATGGACGCTGCTGTCATATTGAATGTCCTGCTGAGCTCATTCAAACAGTAAAGATTTatacagagaagaaaaaacacaaatctccAAATAAACGTATtcaacagccaaatctgatccAGCTGACATCATTTTTAGTTGGGTACAGCCCCAGttctagggttgggtcggtatgagaaaaaaaaaacggtccggtttttgtgaaaaacctcatcaagtcggtaatacccaattttttcgccacttgggggcgcaattgacccatttaaaataaaaaacgacttttcgccacttgggggcgcaattgacccatttaaaataaaaaacgaccNAAATCcccgtgatgtgaaaaatacatgccgagcagtcttttgtgcGACACTGGTGTGCGGAGCTGAGTCCGCGCAGTCGGTCGTGCTTTGtacgcacagggcttgcggacgtccgctttcaCCAGGCGgacgcacagggcttgcggacgtccgctttcaCCAGGCGGACCTCTGCAGAGTCTGCTCCGCGTACATTCCGCCCGAGTATGCAGTCCGGTCggtcttcaaaaaaaaaaaaaaaaaaaaaaaaacccggtccaagacggagtaccgaaccgaactggtattaccgagaaccgacccaaacCTACCCAGTTCTCAcctgaaataaaatcaaaatgagTAAAACTTGACTCACGTCTGTGTCACCTCAGTCAGCGTCCGACCCAGAGGGATAACACTGGGGTAGATGTTGACCGGCTGGAGGTAGGAAAGGAAGTTTCTGAGCTGAAATCAGAGACAAACGTTGCGAGTCTATTTGTTTCCAAATGCCTGAACAGTGCTCAACTTTAAAGAGTATAAATGAGGAAAGGAGAGTTTAAAAACTCTTCATATGGGAAACCAGCACAACTGTAGATCATTATTAGCTGAGGAAAACACTAGAAGCTCCCATTAGACTCATGTATGTAACAAAGAAATGTACTGTCAGTGTGTAACCACATGAAACACAGATGTACCTCTGAGTAAGACGAGTGGAAACTGAAGCAGGCTCTGAAGGAACTGACTCCTGttctggaaaacaaaatgcatacTTAGCTCTCATACACCAAGCTCCATGTGATTTGTGATTAATTTTTCTTTCACTGTCTTAAAGAAACATGAGTTTTGACAGAAGTGAGTATTTCCACAAACCGCTGAGACATCTGAATCTGCTCTTACTTTATTATAACACTAGTCTTCCTCGTTCGTTCTCCAAACCACATGGTGGACGGTTTGATGCTGATGATTCGAAGAGGAGTCCCATCAGGTGCTGTGCAGCCACACGGCAACCGGCTGCCTTGGAAAAACTCCtcatcctgcacacacacacacacacacacacacacacacacacacacacacacacacagacacacaccagagCTATGAAGCAGTAGAAGTGACGGTCACAGAGATGCTCAACAAAAGGattaacaaagcaaacaaataatttacTACCATGGTTTTGGAACTTTGACTTTGTTAAAATAACCTAAattttgacttttaaaaaaaattccaagatatttttaaatttctggggcaaaaacaaacagaatattaTTTCCAGAGTAGCGACAGCAAAGGTTACAACAGCCAAGTCCCCATATTAACTTAACGGTATCTCTCTGGAAACAAAACTAAAATCTACTGCTGGTAGAAGGAGAGGGGCTGCAGCAACAGCGTTTACAAGATTTACCAGATTTAAGGTTAGATGGCTATATAGGGGCCACTTACAGCCCTGAATAACCTGAGAGAGactttggatgtgtgtgtgtgtgtgtgtgtgtgtgtgtgtgtgtgtgtgagagagagagagagaccttaGGGTGTCGACAGGCATGGATCTGCGTCCTGCGGTCAGTCGTCACGTAGCTCAGGATCTCCGGCATCTTCTTGAACATCGCCAGACTTCTGACATGAATCTGAGAGTAAATATTTAACCATTTAATTGTACTTTAGCAGGagatgttcacacacacatgtatgaaTTTGTGGAGTACATATAGAGCATGTGTACAGAaacttagtgtgtgtgtgtgtgtgtgtgtgtgtgtgtgttacctgtgtgttGAACTCCTCTCCCAGGTTGGTAAACAGGTATTCATATCCATACGCGGCTTTGCAGTTGAGCCACACAACGTGATAAGGACTCTGAGTGATCCAGTTTCCAATGAGTTCTGAGATACCGTTCAGACAGACCTcctgcacacatgtacacacacacacacacacacacacacacaattttccTTACTATTCCTGTTTGGAATTCACCACAAAGACTCCTACAATATCTTCCTTTATTGAGTCCTGTTTCCATCCCAGAGACTTACCCGAGTGGGGATCTGGTAGAATCGTGGGTCATAAAAAGTGGAGTCCAGATAAATACTCTGAATATCCTTCACTCTGTTTGTGAAACAAGACACAAGAAGGTTTAGGGGACATAAAAAGTCGTTCAACAGCTACAGTAAGCGCCTAAACAATCTCTGACTTTTCTGAAGACATGATCAAATTCCTCAATATTCACTGTCTGGTTCTCCAGAGCTTCTGTTGAAGGTGTTCATCAGGACTGACCTGCTGCCTGAGTGCAGATGTTCTATTCTCGAGACGTCTCCGGCAGCTAACCTGAAGTCTCCTGTGTACAACACGTTCCCCTGGGAACCCTCAAACAGGaacctgcacacagacacacaacattTCAGAGTTTGACTTTTGATTTTAAAGGATAGTTTGGAATTTTATGGGGTTGTTGAAGAATTTGACAAGCTTGAAAATCGCTCACGTAGGTCCAACCTCAGACTGATTAACATGCCTGAAAAAGTAGTAAAAATAGACCATTTAACTGGCAAAGCTTCCgtggtggtactcctgcctaGTTCTCTAAACTGGGAGGGTATCGACTACTATTGTGTTCAAGAGTCAACTTTATTACGGGTAAAATGGAATACGAGCAGGCTCCAGACCATCATGAAATATTGCTGGAGGTCAAAGGGGAGAATATATTTAGTATACTGTCATTAGTGGTTATCTTTATTGTATGTTGTGGCTACATTTataaacaaagacataaaaatggTTTGACTTGCATAACAGAGCCGGGACAGTGGCCTGCAGGAAGCAACGTGACCACGACCTCTTCTTTCTGTCAAACAGACACCAAGAAAGATGGTTTAAGAAAATCAATCAGAGGGACATTTACGATTATGCAACTAACGATCTAAATCCATATGTGTGACTGGACCGACTATTCAATCAGTCTTCAGTTTTTACCTCTCCAGATGCCTCGTCAACCAGGGAAATCTGAGTTGGGCTCTCCAGCTCTAAGGGAACCTCAAACAGATCATtcacaggagagaaagaaaaaactgagTGTTATTCaaggaagaagagagaaaacGTCACATTCCACCAAAATACCAGAGTGCAAAGCAACAataggctgctttcagacctagagttgtctcctttggtctgaatcagggactcattttgtacaaagttgtataattgcctagagttggttcatgttctcacggcagcatttacaagcggaccagatcaaatgccttgtgtgagaaagctgctcttgattggtcagaatttccatgtgggaaaaatccaggaagtaaagcaaacgttgaagaagagtacacttgcaagataaatgtgacactttctaatgtcacaatggagggacaactacgcaggttgattttagcgctgctcatcgtggactatattgctgtcattgttcattttagtcaaaccatacagtttgaaaacgaggcgcggctccaactagaaaacaatgttttgatgcattggatgtgctgaatgtgcatattaaggcagtacaggaggaggtgcacattaataatcctccaggactgtaacaaacctcaccagagtttgtttgttatcggaccgagaccacctcttcaagaaggtctcggtctgattgttttggtgcacacctgagtgtgattgctgagttcacacctgcccaaacaaaccgcactgagggggcaaacgaacttgagttcaactgaaccgaaccaaacagggcaagtgtgaaagcacccttagacaAAAATTACTCTCGGACACACAGAAAAATCACCTGAAGCAAAACCTCCTAGTTACCTCTGGAATCCACCTCACAGTGTACAGCCATGATGTTTAACAGTGTACAAACATCCATTATATCGACTCTTGTTTGACTCTTCATACACattgaaaatgacaacaataaatGGGACTTACGATGTATTCCTCCCAGAAAGCGTACTTGGGATTGTTCAGAAGAAGTTCTTTGGTCACGAAGGAGCAGTAAAGCCGGACTGTACGACTGGAACCAAAAGACAAAACAGTAATTCAGCTAATTAGAAGTGTTCAGTCCTGTGTTTAGTTTTCAGCTAAGTTTATATGAGTTATGTTGTATGAGTTCAGTTATGTCTTATTAGTTTTTTTAAGCCTGTTTATAGCTCTCATGACGTCATTGCTTTTACCAGAAATTATAAATATTTCACTGCACAGAGGAGGGAATATGATTGTGCCAACAGGTCTGATGCGAACTTACAGGTATATATGTGTTAGGGTGTATATGTAGGTGTAGATGTATGCTTATGTTTTATTaatatcatttttgtttttcattatcttCACCTTGGAAAGTACGTTGGACGTATAGCTCGAaaagtgctctacaaataaagttgttattattattaatattatcattacACCACATGACCCCAGCTGTGTTTTTCCATAGTTTTTTGATATGGTTTTCATCTGTTTCGTGTTAATAAAATGTTGACAGTGTTCAGAACTAATCCCTATCCTTTGTGAAGCAGACGTTGTCACAGTATAAAGTATCAGAAAATAGAAAcacttgtcatagtaggaaaacaCAGGTGAAACCATAGAAATAAGTGCTATTTCCCATAGataaaaattaaagttttttaagtttaaatttgaaatctttaatctgactctttctccttaactgctgtaacactggaatttctctaTTATGGGATCagtaaaggtgtatcttatcttatctctctTATCTTAA
Encoded here:
- the dclre1c gene encoding protein artemis isoform X1; amino-acid sequence: MSSFAGRMKEYPTVSLDRFDRENLHARAYFLSHCHKDHMKGLKGPILKRKLQFSRTVRLYCSFVTKELLLNNPKYAFWEEYIVPLELESPTQISLVDEASGEKEEVVVTLLPAGHCPGSVMFLFEGSQGNVLYTGDFRLAAGDVSRIEHLHSGSRVKDIQSIYLDSTFYDPRFYQIPTREVCLNGISELIGNWITQSPYHVVWLNCKAAYGYEYLFTNLGEEFNTQIHVRSLAMFKKMPEILSYVTTDRRTQIHACRHPKDEEFFQGSRLPCGCTAPDGTPLRIISIKPSTMWFGERTRKTSVIIKTGVSSFRACFSFHSSYSELRNFLSYLQPVNIYPSVIPLGRTLTEVTQTLRLMCRKQSDQTMSVYKPLGVLKRCKVEQPTYDSDSDDELFDGLDLVPVRKKMALNQEMKNVKDQSPQETAPPVSAVESLPVTVTDTQPVTGNYMDCTESNDEEEGEQEGENEGEEDKTLTTEEAKGTIKETENKSTDVEGSGSSNPPKWEDFFTTETLTDSQNSLNSQSQSCCSVPSPSPSKMTDSQTPDLFSDEEETPENFSLTLSASLSNHSSQNQESYLPDTLILQPEQEGRAQGDARTNTVSQEKERSGQLEQEELSESQVSSDFDIPCTPESKVPQPDELSQLYRKLASGEEVVIRKGSQGYT